In the genome of Rhodoferax sp. BAB1, one region contains:
- a CDS encoding Glu/Leu/Phe/Val dehydrogenase → MSSQNTLPSYLNPLELGPWATYLEQVERVLPHLGRLSVWADTLRRPKRCLIVDVPIHMDDGTVRHFEGYRVQHNVSRGPGKGGVRYHPGVTLSEVMALAGWMTVKNAALNLPYGGAKGGIRVDPKQLSLSELERMTRRYTSEIGIIIGPDRDIPAPDVNTNERVMAWMMDTYSMNVGSTSPGVVTGKPLSLGGSLGRRDATGRGCFVVAREAMLRLGMEMKGARVALQGFGNVGNAAARVLHEQGARIVAIQDVAGTIYKPSGIDPHALGKFLAAGTGTLLDFPGIECISNDKFWEVECEILLPAALENQITAENAGRIRARLIVEGANGPTTPQAEDILLARGAIILPDVLANAGGVTVSYFEWVQNASSFFWTEADINARLDRALSEAFRAIWDLAQERRLPLRTAAFVIACTRVLEARELRGLYP, encoded by the coding sequence ATGAGCAGCCAAAACACCCTTCCTTCCTACCTGAACCCCCTGGAGCTGGGGCCCTGGGCGACCTATCTGGAGCAGGTCGAGCGCGTGCTGCCGCACCTGGGCCGGCTCAGTGTCTGGGCCGACACCCTGCGCCGGCCCAAACGCTGCCTCATCGTCGACGTGCCCATCCACATGGACGACGGCACGGTACGGCATTTCGAGGGCTACCGTGTGCAGCACAACGTCTCGCGCGGACCGGGCAAGGGCGGGGTGCGTTACCACCCGGGCGTGACCCTGTCCGAGGTGATGGCCCTGGCGGGCTGGATGACGGTGAAAAACGCCGCGCTCAACCTGCCCTATGGCGGCGCCAAGGGGGGCATCCGTGTCGACCCGAAGCAGTTGTCGCTGAGCGAGCTGGAGCGCATGACACGCCGTTACACCAGCGAGATCGGCATCATCATCGGCCCGGACCGCGACATCCCCGCGCCCGACGTGAACACCAACGAACGTGTCATGGCCTGGATGATGGACACCTATTCCATGAACGTGGGCTCCACCAGCCCGGGCGTGGTGACGGGCAAGCCCCTGTCCCTGGGTGGCAGCCTGGGCCGGCGCGACGCCACGGGGCGCGGCTGTTTCGTGGTGGCGCGTGAGGCCATGTTGCGCCTGGGCATGGAGATGAAGGGTGCGCGCGTGGCGCTGCAGGGCTTCGGCAATGTGGGCAACGCCGCGGCACGGGTGCTGCACGAGCAGGGCGCGCGCATCGTGGCCATCCAGGACGTGGCCGGCACCATCTACAAGCCGTCAGGTATCGACCCGCATGCTTTGGGCAAGTTTCTGGCCGCCGGCACGGGCACGCTGCTGGACTTCCCGGGCATCGAGTGCATCTCCAACGACAAGTTCTGGGAGGTGGAGTGCGAGATCCTGCTGCCCGCCGCGCTGGAGAACCAGATCACCGCCGAGAACGCCGGGCGCATCCGCGCCAGGCTCATCGTGGAAGGCGCCAACGGGCCGACCACACCGCAGGCCGAAGACATCCTGCTGGCGCGCGGCGCCATCATCCTGCCCGACGTGCTGGCCAATGCCGGCGGCGTGACGGTGAGTTATTTCGAGTGGGTGCAGAACGCCTCGTCCTTCTTCTGGACCGAGGCCGACATCAATGCGCGCCTGGACCGCGCGCTCAGCGAGGCCTTCCGGGCCATCTGGGATCTGGCCCAGGAGCGCCGCCTGCCGCTGCGCACGGCAGCCTTCGTGATTGCCTGCACGCGCGTGCTGGAAGCCCGTGAACTGCGCGGCCTTTATCCCTGA
- a CDS encoding DUF2946 family protein, protein MDDIVRQAMAKWPNVPDCYGWLGLDARGNWYMRDDRSQAAGAFDSGRPGAKGSLLRHEKLIDFIQRNYAADAQGRWFFQNGPQRVYVELEATPWIWRMEADGTVRAHSGEPVSVQRCVVDEIGHVYLQTERGLGLVHTQDVARVAEAVESGRWLPEEEPQASLPQRYAYVRSPQRDRPAPGKSP, encoded by the coding sequence ATGGATGACATCGTCCGCCAGGCCATGGCCAAGTGGCCCAATGTGCCCGACTGCTACGGCTGGCTTGGGCTGGATGCGCGCGGCAACTGGTACATGCGTGACGACCGATCGCAGGCGGCGGGCGCCTTCGACAGCGGCCGGCCTGGGGCCAAGGGCTCGCTGCTCAGGCACGAGAAGCTGATCGACTTCATCCAGCGCAACTACGCGGCCGACGCCCAGGGGCGCTGGTTTTTCCAGAACGGGCCGCAGCGTGTCTACGTGGAGCTGGAAGCCACGCCCTGGATCTGGCGCATGGAAGCGGACGGAACGGTACGCGCGCACAGCGGTGAGCCGGTGAGCGTGCAGCGCTGCGTGGTGGATGAAATCGGCCATGTGTACCTGCAGACCGAGCGTGGCCTGGGACTGGTGCACACGCAGGACGTGGCCCGCGTCGCGGAGGCGGTCGAATCCGGCCGCTGGTTACCCGAAGAAGAGCCGCAGGCCAGCCTGCCGCAGCGTTACGCTTATGTGCGCAGTCCACAGCGCGACAGGCCGGCACCGGGCAAGAGCCCATAA
- the pruA gene encoding L-glutamate gamma-semialdehyde dehydrogenase, giving the protein MSYIHKTFKASNEAVLAYRPGSAERSGLEQELARQYGEPIEIPLVLGGKRVQTAQREPVVCPHEHRHVLATLHQATPLETRQAIDAAVSAQREWSRRTLEERSAVFLKAADLLAGPWRARLNAATMLGQSKSVQQAEIDAACELIDFLRFNVQFAQEISQQQPLSSAGVSNSMDHRPLEGFVYAITPFNFTAIGGNLATAPVLMGNAVVWKPSATAALSNYLVLQLLEEAGLPPGVINFVPGEPVGVSAAVLASPHLAGIHFTGSTAVFDRLWLQTAQNLGHYRAYPRLVGETGGKDFVLAHASADVDALAVGLLRGAFEYQGQKCSAASRAYIAASIWPHVKARLLEMLETVRMGDVRDFQTFMGAVIDSKAYARIKGCIDAARADAACRLIAGGDCDDTQGYFIAPTVIEVSQPDHALMREEIFGPVLGVYVYQDALWEQMLQTVDQTSPYALTGAVFAQDRSAIQQAMEALRFAAGNFYINDKPTGAVVGQQPFGGARRSGTNDKAGSALNLQRWVSPRTVKETRVPPRDYTYAHMQLRGCAGWP; this is encoded by the coding sequence ATGTCTTATATCCATAAAACATTCAAGGCCAGCAATGAAGCGGTGCTGGCCTATCGCCCTGGATCAGCCGAACGCAGCGGACTGGAGCAGGAACTGGCGCGCCAGTACGGTGAGCCGATCGAGATTCCCCTGGTCCTCGGCGGCAAGCGCGTCCAGACCGCGCAGCGCGAGCCGGTGGTCTGTCCCCACGAGCACCGGCACGTGCTGGCCACCCTGCATCAGGCCACGCCACTGGAAACCCGGCAGGCGATCGACGCGGCCGTATCGGCGCAGCGGGAGTGGTCGCGTCGGACGCTGGAGGAGCGTTCCGCGGTGTTCCTGAAAGCGGCCGACCTGCTGGCCGGCCCCTGGCGCGCGCGGCTCAACGCCGCGACCATGCTGGGCCAGAGCAAAAGCGTGCAGCAGGCCGAGATCGACGCAGCCTGCGAGCTGATCGACTTTCTGCGCTTCAACGTGCAGTTCGCGCAGGAGATCAGCCAGCAGCAGCCCTTGTCCAGCGCCGGCGTCAGCAACAGCATGGACCACCGCCCGCTGGAGGGTTTTGTCTACGCGATCACGCCTTTCAACTTCACGGCCATCGGCGGCAACCTGGCCACGGCCCCGGTGCTGATGGGCAACGCGGTGGTGTGGAAGCCTTCGGCCACGGCGGCGCTGAGCAACTACCTGGTGCTGCAACTGCTGGAAGAGGCGGGCCTGCCGCCGGGCGTGATCAACTTCGTGCCGGGCGAACCGGTGGGCGTGAGCGCGGCCGTGCTGGCCAGCCCGCACCTGGCCGGCATCCACTTCACCGGCTCGACGGCGGTGTTCGACCGCCTCTGGCTGCAGACCGCGCAGAACCTTGGCCACTACCGCGCCTACCCGCGCCTGGTGGGCGAGACCGGGGGCAAGGACTTCGTGCTGGCCCATGCCTCGGCCGACGTGGATGCGCTGGCCGTGGGCCTGCTGCGGGGCGCCTTCGAATACCAGGGCCAGAAATGCAGCGCGGCTTCGCGCGCCTACATCGCCGCTTCCATCTGGCCGCACGTGAAGGCGCGCCTGCTGGAGATGCTGGAGACGGTGCGTATGGGGGATGTGCGCGACTTCCAGACCTTCATGGGAGCGGTCATCGACAGCAAGGCCTATGCGCGCATCAAGGGCTGCATCGACGCCGCCCGGGCCGATGCGGCCTGCCGGCTGATCGCGGGGGGCGACTGTGACGATACGCAGGGCTATTTCATCGCGCCCACGGTGATCGAGGTCAGCCAGCCCGATCACGCGCTGATGCGCGAGGAAATCTTCGGCCCGGTGCTGGGCGTGTACGTCTACCAGGATGCCCTGTGGGAGCAGATGCTGCAGACAGTCGACCAGACCAGCCCCTATGCCTTGACCGGCGCCGTTTTCGCGCAGGACCGCAGCGCCATCCAGCAGGCGATGGAGGCCCTGCGTTTTGCGGCAGGCAATTTCTACATCAACGACAAGCCGACCGGCGCCGTGGTGGGACAGCAGCCTTTCGGCGGCGCGCGGCGCAGCGGCACCAACGACAAGGCGGGATCGGCCTTGAACCTGCAGCGCTGGGTCTCGCCCCGCACGGTGAAGGAGACCCGTGTGCCGCCGCGGGACTACACCTACGCGCATATGCAGTTGCGCGGCTGTGCGGGCTGGCCTTGA
- a CDS encoding YraN family protein translates to MVFPKWPAAAGKPSTRQAGEAAEAQALQHLQAAGLRLLERNYRTPGRGGGEIDLIMRAADGTLVFVEVRQRAGTGHGGAAASVGATKQRRIVLAARHYLQRWQVPPPCRFDVVALDGEGLQWLPAAFDAG, encoded by the coding sequence ATGGTGTTCCCCAAGTGGCCGGCGGCAGCCGGCAAGCCCAGCACCCGGCAGGCCGGTGAGGCCGCCGAGGCGCAGGCCCTGCAGCATCTGCAGGCGGCCGGTCTGCGCCTGCTCGAACGCAATTATCGGACGCCCGGGCGCGGTGGCGGCGAGATCGACCTGATCATGCGCGCGGCCGACGGTACCCTGGTCTTCGTGGAGGTGCGCCAGCGCGCCGGCACCGGGCACGGCGGGGCGGCGGCCAGTGTCGGCGCCACCAAGCAGCGGCGCATCGTTCTGGCGGCGCGCCACTACCTGCAGCGCTGGCAGGTGCCGCCACCCTGCCGTTTCGACGTGGTGGCCCTGGACGGCGAGGGCCTGCAGTGGCTGCCGGCGGCCTTCGACGCAGGCTGA
- a CDS encoding phosphoheptose isomerase: MLEQRIEQHFIDSADLKYQAAQVLSKPIAAAVQAILTCVTNGGKVLVCGNGGSAADAQHFAAEFIGRFERERPELAAIALTTDSSILTAIANDYDFNVIFSRQVRALGQPGDVLLAISTSGNSGNVLAAIDAAHEREMVVVGLSGRNGGKMASALRETDVHICVPHERTARIQEVHLLTLHCICDAVDHQLLGEQENNP; this comes from the coding sequence ATGCTTGAGCAACGCATTGAACAACACTTCATCGACAGTGCCGACCTGAAGTACCAGGCGGCGCAGGTCCTGAGCAAACCCATCGCAGCGGCGGTGCAGGCCATCCTGACCTGCGTCACCAACGGCGGCAAGGTGCTTGTTTGCGGCAACGGCGGCTCGGCGGCCGACGCCCAGCATTTCGCGGCCGAGTTCATCGGCCGCTTCGAGCGCGAGCGCCCCGAGCTCGCCGCCATTGCGCTGACCACCGACAGCTCCATCCTGACGGCGATCGCCAACGACTATGATTTCAACGTGATCTTCTCGCGCCAGGTGCGCGCCCTGGGCCAGCCCGGCGACGTGCTGCTGGCGATCTCGACCAGCGGCAACTCGGGCAATGTGCTGGCCGCCATCGATGCCGCGCACGAGCGCGAAATGGTGGTGGTGGGCCTGAGCGGGCGCAACGGCGGCAAGATGGCCAGCGCCCTGCGCGAGACCGACGTGCATATCTGCGTGCCGCACGAGCGCACCGCCCGCATCCAGGAAGTCCACCTTCTGACGCTGCATTGCATCTGCGATGCGGTGGATCACCAGTTGCTTGGAGAACAGGAAAACAATCCATGA
- a CDS encoding GntR family transcriptional regulator — MSTTRAQQALHETIRTQLRYEILSGLLPVGQPLKQDALAQRFNASRIPVREALRQLESEGLVVHQLNRGAVVAGMSMDQILEMLDIRIALECHAARLAVSNMVEQDYQTMEKILEAYSKAETVQEWAEYNRRFHLALGSAANNRRLRRLIEDFCLNTDRYTHVLMSKATGKEGPQSDHYRILEACRRRDVPAVVQLLEEHITETKRELLAIARAGDDQPTLAQPTPATA; from the coding sequence ATGAGCACGACCCGCGCCCAGCAAGCCCTGCACGAGACCATCCGGACCCAGCTGCGCTACGAAATCCTCAGCGGATTGCTGCCCGTGGGCCAGCCCCTGAAGCAGGACGCCCTGGCCCAGCGTTTCAACGCCAGCCGCATCCCCGTGCGTGAAGCCCTGCGCCAGCTGGAGTCCGAAGGCCTGGTCGTGCACCAGCTGAACCGCGGCGCGGTGGTGGCGGGCATGAGCATGGACCAGATCCTCGAGATGCTGGACATCCGCATTGCGCTGGAATGCCATGCGGCCAGGCTGGCCGTGTCCAATATGGTCGAGCAGGACTACCAGACCATGGAGAAGATCCTGGAGGCCTATTCGAAGGCCGAGACCGTGCAGGAATGGGCCGAGTACAACCGGCGTTTCCATCTGGCGCTGGGTTCCGCCGCCAACAACCGCCGGCTGCGCCGCCTGATCGAGGACTTCTGCCTCAACACCGACCGCTACACCCATGTGCTGATGTCCAAGGCCACGGGCAAGGAAGGCCCGCAGTCCGACCACTACCGCATCCTGGAAGCCTGCCGGCGGCGTGATGTGCCGGCGGTGGTGCAGCTGCTGGAAGAACACATCACCGAAACCAAACGCGAACTGCTGGCCATCGCCCGCGCCGGCGACGATCAGCCCACGCTGGCGCAGCCCACGCCGGCGACGGCGTGA
- a CDS encoding cytochrome c5 family protein yields the protein MSEQQHEDHTGPIKTPKQMMWVSIFSFVLPVFIIIGLVFFVTSDKKPAAGATNMEKSVSERVQKVGTVEIRDANRALKSGEAVYQAQCVACHGAGVAGAPKLADKAAWSARIKTGLDAMVSSALKGKGAMAPQGGGDHSDVEIARAVVYLANAGGAKFTEPKAPEAAK from the coding sequence ATGAGCGAGCAGCAGCACGAAGACCATACCGGCCCGATCAAGACGCCCAAGCAGATGATGTGGGTTTCCATTTTTTCCTTCGTCTTGCCTGTTTTCATCATCATCGGCCTGGTGTTCTTCGTGACCTCCGACAAGAAGCCCGCTGCCGGTGCCACCAATATGGAAAAGTCGGTGTCCGAGCGCGTGCAGAAGGTCGGCACGGTCGAGATCCGTGACGCCAACCGCGCGCTCAAGAGTGGCGAAGCCGTCTACCAGGCCCAGTGCGTGGCCTGCCACGGCGCCGGTGTGGCCGGTGCCCCCAAGCTGGCCGACAAGGCGGCTTGGTCGGCCCGCATCAAGACCGGCCTGGATGCCATGGTGAGCTCCGCGCTCAAGGGCAAGGGGGCCATGGCCCCGCAAGGCGGCGGTGATCACTCCGATGTCGAGATCGCGCGTGCCGTGGTCTACCTGGCCAATGCCGGTGGCGCCAAGTTCACCGAGCCCAAGGCACCGGAAGCCGCCAAGTAA
- the rsmI gene encoding 16S rRNA (cytidine(1402)-2'-O)-methyltransferase, with protein MNATYASALSAAHDAAAAQHYPQGALYVVATPIGNLADITLRALHVLQLVDALACEDTRHTQSLLRAYGIERPSAALLALHQHNEAEAALQVITRLQAGQRLAYVSDAGTPAISDPGARLVAAVRAAGLPIVPLPGASSITAALSVAGVVDEAGAFVFAGFLPAKAGERTAAVQALASEQRAVVLLEAPHRIAVLASALAVLGSRPLTVARELTKQFEQLVTLPAAELEAWLAADEKRERGEFVLVLHPLQAQQNEGGPDLRVLTLLLAELPLKSAVRLAAEITGTPRNTLYEAALQLKKDADA; from the coding sequence TTGAACGCTACTTACGCCTCCGCCCTGTCCGCCGCGCATGACGCGGCCGCTGCCCAGCATTATCCGCAGGGCGCGCTCTACGTGGTGGCCACCCCCATCGGCAACCTGGCCGACATCACCCTGCGGGCCCTGCACGTGCTGCAGCTGGTCGACGCCCTGGCCTGCGAGGACACGCGCCACACCCAGAGCCTGCTGCGGGCCTATGGCATTGAGCGCCCCTCGGCCGCCCTGCTGGCCCTGCACCAGCACAACGAGGCCGAGGCCGCGTTGCAGGTCATCACGCGCCTGCAGGCTGGCCAGCGCCTGGCCTATGTCAGCGACGCGGGCACGCCCGCCATCAGCGACCCGGGGGCGCGCCTGGTGGCCGCAGTACGCGCCGCCGGCCTGCCCATCGTGCCCCTGCCGGGCGCCAGCAGCATCACCGCCGCGCTCAGCGTGGCGGGGGTGGTCGACGAAGCCGGTGCTTTTGTCTTTGCCGGTTTCCTGCCCGCCAAGGCCGGCGAGCGCACGGCTGCCGTGCAGGCCCTGGCCAGCGAGCAGCGGGCCGTGGTGCTGCTGGAGGCGCCACACCGCATCGCTGTGCTGGCCAGCGCGCTTGCCGTGCTGGGCTCCCGTCCTCTCACCGTCGCGCGCGAGTTGACCAAGCAGTTCGAGCAGCTGGTCACCCTGCCGGCGGCGGAGCTGGAGGCCTGGCTGGCCGCCGACGAAAAGCGCGAACGCGGTGAATTCGTGCTGGTGCTGCACCCGCTGCAGGCGCAGCAGAACGAGGGCGGCCCTGACCTGCGCGTGCTTACCCTGCTGCTGGCCGAACTGCCGCTGAAGAGCGCGGTGCGCCTGGCGGCCGAGATCACGGGCACACCGCGCAACACGCTGTACGAGGCCGCGTTGCAGCTCAAGAAGGATGCCGACGCATGA
- a CDS encoding class I adenylate-forming enzyme family protein — translation MTASLEQALAAPFGTIAGLIHQHALQAPARRALVQEGQALSYAELDARMDRVAAALQRDGVLPGEVIAICAGTSIAYAVTYLGALRAGVVVAPLAPGATAESLAGMLNDAGARLLFTDRSVAETLGSHAASVPRIALDESAAGSPWTSWLGPDPARPQAVQVDAPWPFNIIYSSGTTGQPKGIVQPHGMRWAHVQRGATYGYGADAVTLLSTPLYSNTTLVVFFPTLAYGGTVLLMGKFDAAAYLALAAQEHVTHTMLVPVQYQRLMARPDFGDYDLASFQVKFSTSAPFSAALKADVLQRWPGGLVEFYGMTEGGGTCILEAHLHPDKLHTVGRPAQGHDIRLIDEAGAEVPSGAAGEVVGHSPGMMKGYHQRPELTREAEWFDPQGKRFIRTGDIGRFDADGFLILFDRRKDMIISGGFNIYPSDLETVLREHPAVHDVAVVGVPSESWGETPVAFVVRQPGQELAAETLRLWANERVGKTQRLADLRYITELPRSPIGKVLKRELREQYAGQMRK, via the coding sequence ATGACTGCGTCTCTGGAACAGGCCCTGGCCGCCCCTTTCGGCACCATCGCCGGCCTCATCCACCAGCACGCACTGCAGGCGCCCGCACGGCGCGCCCTGGTGCAGGAGGGCCAGGCCCTCAGCTACGCCGAACTCGATGCCCGGATGGACCGCGTAGCCGCGGCGCTTCAGCGCGATGGCGTGTTGCCCGGCGAGGTGATCGCCATCTGCGCCGGCACCTCCATCGCTTATGCGGTGACCTACCTCGGCGCCCTGCGTGCCGGTGTGGTGGTGGCGCCGCTGGCACCGGGCGCCACCGCCGAGAGCCTGGCCGGCATGTTGAACGACGCGGGCGCGCGACTGCTCTTCACGGACCGCAGCGTGGCCGAAACGCTGGGCAGCCATGCCGCCAGCGTGCCGCGCATCGCACTCGATGAATCTGCGGCGGGCAGCCCCTGGACTTCATGGCTGGGCCCGGACCCGGCCCGTCCGCAGGCGGTACAGGTCGATGCCCCGTGGCCGTTCAATATCATCTATTCCTCCGGCACCACGGGCCAGCCCAAGGGCATCGTGCAGCCGCACGGCATGCGCTGGGCGCATGTGCAGCGCGGCGCGACCTACGGCTACGGCGCCGACGCGGTCACCCTGCTGTCCACCCCGCTGTACTCCAACACCACCCTGGTGGTGTTCTTCCCCACGCTGGCTTATGGTGGCACCGTGTTGCTGATGGGCAAGTTCGATGCGGCCGCCTATCTGGCGCTGGCCGCGCAAGAGCACGTCACGCACACCATGCTGGTGCCGGTGCAATACCAGCGCCTCATGGCGCGACCGGACTTCGGAGACTACGACCTGGCCAGCTTCCAGGTGAAATTCTCGACCAGTGCACCGTTTTCAGCGGCCCTCAAGGCCGATGTGCTCCAGCGCTGGCCGGGTGGCCTGGTCGAGTTCTACGGCATGACCGAGGGCGGCGGTACCTGCATCCTGGAAGCGCATCTGCACCCGGACAAGTTGCACACCGTGGGGCGGCCGGCGCAGGGCCACGATATCCGCCTGATCGACGAAGCCGGCGCCGAGGTGCCGTCGGGTGCGGCGGGTGAAGTCGTGGGCCACTCGCCCGGCATGATGAAGGGCTACCACCAGCGTCCCGAGCTGACGCGCGAGGCCGAGTGGTTCGACCCGCAGGGCAAACGCTTCATCCGTACCGGTGACATTGGCCGCTTCGATGCCGACGGTTTCCTCATCCTGTTCGATCGCCGCAAGGACATGATCATCTCGGGCGGTTTCAACATCTACCCCAGTGACCTGGAGACCGTGCTGCGTGAGCACCCTGCTGTGCACGATGTGGCGGTGGTGGGGGTGCCGTCCGAGTCATGGGGCGAGACGCCGGTGGCCTTTGTCGTGCGCCAGCCCGGTCAGGAACTTGCGGCCGAGACCTTGCGGCTGTGGGCCAACGAACGCGTGGGCAAGACCCAGCGACTGGCGGATCTGCGTTACATCACCGAGCTGCCGCGCAGTCCCATCGGCAAGGTACTCAAGCGCGAGTTGCGCGAGCAGTACGCGGGGCAGATGCGGAAATGA
- a CDS encoding low molecular weight protein-tyrosine-phosphatase, which yields MKPYAVLFVCMGNICRSPTAHGVFRHQLLERGLSARVEVDSAGTHGYHAGRPPDERSQVHAAQRGYDLSDLRARQLLPRDFERYDLVLVMDQDNHEHARELCPPGHLHKLRRFTEFCLQRTAQVVPDPYYGGEQGFEQVLDLVEDACAGLLAHVQTQLEAQG from the coding sequence ATGAAACCCTACGCCGTGCTTTTCGTCTGCATGGGCAATATCTGCCGCAGCCCGACCGCGCACGGGGTCTTTCGCCACCAATTGCTTGAACGCGGCTTGTCCGCCCGGGTGGAGGTCGATTCAGCCGGCACCCACGGCTACCACGCCGGCCGCCCGCCCGACGAACGCTCCCAGGTGCATGCAGCCCAGCGCGGCTACGACCTGTCGGACCTGCGCGCACGCCAGCTGCTGCCCCGGGATTTCGAGCGCTACGACCTCGTCCTGGTCATGGACCAGGACAACCACGAACACGCGCGCGAACTCTGCCCACCCGGGCACTTGCACAAGCTGCGGCGCTTCACCGAGTTCTGCCTGCAGCGCACGGCACAGGTGGTGCCCGACCCCTACTACGGTGGCGAGCAGGGCTTCGAGCAGGTGCTGGACCTGGTCGAGGACGCCTGCGCCGGCCTGCTGGCCCATGTGCAAACCCAGCTGGAAGCTCAGGGATAA
- a CDS encoding long-chain fatty acid--CoA ligase has protein sequence MQAAHNTRHFAHWPPGLPRQLTLPQTSLWYNVEVSATRYPDKPYLIYYDSPLSYEQFRDECERIAGWLQQVGGVKAGDRVLLYMQNSPQWVLAYYAILRANAVVVPVNPMNRTEELRHYVGDSGASVALVAQDLYPQMAPLQGEVAGAGLQQVLVAAYSDYLHKPTDLAVPPFVAAAREPISAPGVTLWADMLQQKLRPGPHTAGPDDLCVMPYTSGTTGQPKGCMHTHRSTMSTLVGGVQWFGRTQDAVYLAVLPFFHVTGMSGSMNGPLFAGATIVILSRWDRDVAAKCIQRHRIGIWQAISTMVVDFLSNPRLGDYDLSSLQGVRGGGAAMPEAIAKKLKDLTGLDYVEGYGMSETLAATHINPPHRPKPQCLGIPVYDVDARVLDPVSQQEVAAGETGEIVLHAPQVMQGYWRQPQATAQAFIEIDGRRFLRTGDLAYVDQDGYFFMVDRLKRMINASGYKVWPAEVEALMYKHPAILEACVIGAHDARRGETVKALVVLKEEARGQVSEHDIIHWSHEHMAAYKSPRIVEFVAALPKSGTGKILWRELQERELARP, from the coding sequence ATGCAAGCGGCCCACAACACACGGCATTTCGCGCACTGGCCCCCGGGCCTGCCCCGGCAGCTGACCCTGCCGCAGACCAGCCTCTGGTACAACGTCGAAGTCTCGGCGACGCGTTATCCGGACAAGCCTTACCTCATCTATTACGACAGCCCGCTGAGTTACGAGCAGTTCCGCGACGAATGCGAGCGCATCGCCGGCTGGCTTCAGCAGGTGGGCGGCGTGAAGGCCGGTGACCGGGTCCTGCTCTACATGCAGAACAGCCCGCAGTGGGTGCTGGCCTATTACGCCATCCTGCGCGCCAACGCGGTGGTGGTGCCCGTCAACCCCATGAACCGCACGGAAGAGCTGCGGCATTACGTCGGCGACAGTGGCGCCAGCGTGGCCCTGGTGGCGCAGGACCTGTACCCCCAGATGGCGCCGCTGCAGGGCGAAGTCGCCGGTGCCGGGTTGCAGCAGGTGCTGGTGGCAGCCTACAGCGACTACCTGCACAAACCCACGGACCTGGCCGTCCCGCCCTTTGTCGCCGCAGCGCGCGAGCCCATCAGCGCGCCGGGTGTGACGCTGTGGGCCGATATGCTGCAGCAGAAGCTGCGCCCCGGCCCGCACACCGCCGGCCCGGACGACCTGTGCGTGATGCCCTACACCTCGGGCACCACGGGCCAGCCCAAGGGCTGCATGCACACGCACCGCAGCACCATGAGCACGCTGGTGGGTGGTGTGCAGTGGTTCGGCCGCACGCAAGACGCGGTCTACCTGGCCGTGCTGCCCTTTTTCCATGTGACGGGCATGTCGGGCAGCATGAACGGGCCGCTTTTTGCCGGCGCCACCATCGTCATCCTCTCGCGCTGGGACCGCGACGTGGCGGCGAAATGCATCCAGCGCCACCGCATCGGCATCTGGCAGGCCATCTCCACCATGGTGGTGGATTTCCTCTCCAACCCGCGCCTGGGTGACTACGACCTCTCCAGCCTCCAGGGCGTGCGCGGCGGCGGCGCGGCCATGCCCGAGGCCATCGCCAAGAAGCTCAAGGACCTGACGGGCCTGGATTACGTGGAAGGTTATGGCATGTCGGAGACGCTGGCTGCCACGCACATCAACCCGCCGCATCGGCCCAAACCCCAATGCCTGGGCATCCCGGTCTACGACGTCGATGCCCGCGTGCTGGACCCGGTGTCGCAGCAGGAAGTGGCGGCTGGTGAGACCGGCGAGATCGTGCTGCATGCGCCGCAGGTCATGCAGGGCTACTGGCGTCAGCCCCAGGCCACCGCCCAGGCCTTCATCGAGATCGATGGCCGGCGCTTTCTGCGCACCGGTGACCTGGCCTATGTGGACCAGGATGGTTATTTTTTCATGGTCGACCGGCTCAAGCGCATGATCAATGCCTCGGGCTACAAGGTCTGGCCGGCCGAGGTCGAGGCGCTGATGTACAAACACCCGGCCATCCTCGAGGCCTGCGTGATCGGTGCCCATGATGCCAGGCGCGGCGAGACCGTGAAGGCGCTGGTGGTGCTCAAGGAAGAGGCGCGCGGTCAGGTCAGCGAGCACGACATCATCCACTGGTCGCACGAGCACATGGCGGCCTACAAGAGCCCGCGCATCGTGGAGTTCGTGGCCGCCTTGCCCAAATCGGGTACCGGCAAGATCCTGTGGCGCGAGCTGCAGGAGCGGGAGTTGGCGCGCCCATGA